CGGAGCTGAACTCCAGTTCAAGACTCTCGATCAGAGCGATGTTCTGCAGCAGCAGACCGGTGAGCACATCCAGCCCTGTGGTGATGCCGACCGTAGCGGCGGCCTGGGTCGTTTAGAAGGGGGGTCGCACATCCCTTTTATTGATGGCGCAAGAGCTCGGGGATTTCATCGAAGCCGCGGGGTTGCTCGAGTACGACCCCGCCGCCATCACGCGGATTTATGCAGGCCATCCCCAGCGGCTGATCCGACGGCTCTGGCAAACCCTGGTGCCCATCGGCTTGTTGCTCCTGGGTGTCATCTTCGACTGGATGTTCCAGTTGCTGAAAGACGAGCAACGGGCCCGGGGTCGAGCCCGCGAATGCGCTGAACTGCTGGTGGATCTCGGCCCCGCCTTCATCAAAGCCGGCCAGGCTCTGTCCACACGACCCGACATCGTCCCCCCGCTGCTGCTTGAAGAACTGGCCCAGTTGCAAGACCAACTGCCTGGCTTCGACAGCGGCCTGGCCATGGCCTGCATCGAGGAAGACCTGGGGGCAACGGTCGATGAAATTTTTGAACAGCTGGACCGCGATCCGATTTCAGCCGCCTCCCTTGGTCAAGTGCACAAAGGAATCCTCAAGGATGGGGCCAGGGTGGCTGTGAAAGTTCAACGCCCAGGCCTACGCGAACAGATCACCCTGGATCTGTACATCGTGCGCAACATCGCAGCCTGGCTCAACAGCAACATCGGACTGATCCGCAGTGACCTCGTCGCCTTGATCGACGAGCTGGGGCGACGGGTGTTCGAAGAGATGGACTATCTCAACGAAGCGTCAAACGCCGAAACCTTCGCCGAACTGCATCAAAGCAATCCTCGAATCGCCGTTCCGAAGATCTACCACAGCGCAACAAGCAGGCGCGTGCTGACGATGGAGTGGATCGACGGGGTCAAGCTCACCAACCTGGATGCCGTTCGGGAGCTCGGTGTGGATCCAGACGACATGGTTGAAGTGGGCGTGAACTGCAGCCTTCAACAGTTGTTGGAGCATGGCTTCTTCCATGCCGACCCCCACCCCGGCAATCTCCTGGCACTGGAAGACGGACGCCTTTGCTATCTGGACTTCGGAATGATGAGCGAAGTCAGCCGCGAATCACGCACGGGTTTGATCCAAGCGGTTGTCCATCTTGTGAACCGGAACTTCGGGAAGCTCTCCAAAGACTTCGTCACCCTTGGATTCCTTGCGGAAGACGTGAACCTGGAACCCATTGTTCCAGCGTTTGAGAAGGTCTTCAGCCAAGCCCTTGAAGCCGGCGTCAACCGCTTGGACTTCAAAGCGGTCACCGACGACATGTCCGGTGTGATGTACAAATTCCCGTTCCGGGTGCCGCCCTATTACGCCCTGATCATCCGATCGCTGGTCACCCTCGAGGGCATCGCGCTGAGTGTGGATCCGAACTTCAAGATCCTCGGTGCGGCCTACCCGTACTTCGCCCGGCGACTGATGGAAGATCCCGATCCCCAACTGCGTCAGAGTCTCAAGGAGATGCTGTTCGACGGGGACGCCTTCCGCTGGACCCGTTTGGAAAACCTGGTGTCCAGCGCTGCAAGTCAAGCTCAACTGGACCTGGAAGCACTATTGGATCAACTGCTCGACTTCCTGTTCTCCCACAAGGCGGGACTGCTTCGGGATCAATTGGTGAC
The Synechococcus sp. PROS-U-1 DNA segment above includes these coding regions:
- a CDS encoding AarF/ABC1/UbiB kinase family protein translates to MAQELGDFIEAAGLLEYDPAAITRIYAGHPQRLIRRLWQTLVPIGLLLLGVIFDWMFQLLKDEQRARGRARECAELLVDLGPAFIKAGQALSTRPDIVPPLLLEELAQLQDQLPGFDSGLAMACIEEDLGATVDEIFEQLDRDPISAASLGQVHKGILKDGARVAVKVQRPGLREQITLDLYIVRNIAAWLNSNIGLIRSDLVALIDELGRRVFEEMDYLNEASNAETFAELHQSNPRIAVPKIYHSATSRRVLTMEWIDGVKLTNLDAVRELGVDPDDMVEVGVNCSLQQLLEHGFFHADPHPGNLLALEDGRLCYLDFGMMSEVSRESRTGLIQAVVHLVNRNFGKLSKDFVTLGFLAEDVNLEPIVPAFEKVFSQALEAGVNRLDFKAVTDDMSGVMYKFPFRVPPYYALIIRSLVTLEGIALSVDPNFKILGAAYPYFARRLMEDPDPQLRQSLKEMLFDGDAFRWTRLENLVSSAASQAQLDLEALLDQLLDFLFSHKAGLLRDQLVTAAVDRIDALGWSTMQRLGRRLPKRLQPSAIAQTPPGLSDPLMQLEPVRELIQVLQSLPGFKPELLLRRMPRVLNEPDTRRMGFQVAQGLAERGVVRLVRVAAGVPA